One window of the Roseovarius sp. THAF9 genome contains the following:
- a CDS encoding phosphatidylglycerophosphatase A translates to MRVAQLIATFGGVGYLRPAPGTWGSLAALPVATLLHVLGGPVLLGLGVVASFALGWWATALETKGKDDHDPSEIVIDEVAGQWLAFLPVSIGATHAGAALTALWPGFVTAFLLFRLFDIWKPGPVGWADRQGGPLGVMLDDVIAGLFAALGVMLFAWLSHGVLGL, encoded by the coding sequence ATGAGGGTGGCGCAGCTGATTGCGACCTTCGGCGGCGTGGGCTATTTGCGCCCGGCGCCCGGGACCTGGGGCTCGCTGGCCGCATTGCCTGTGGCGACGCTGTTGCATGTGCTTGGCGGGCCGGTGTTGCTGGGGTTGGGCGTGGTCGCCTCATTTGCATTAGGATGGTGGGCCACAGCTCTGGAAACAAAGGGAAAAGACGATCACGACCCGAGCGAGATCGTGATCGACGAAGTGGCCGGGCAATGGCTGGCCTTCCTGCCCGTCTCGATCGGGGCTACCCATGCGGGCGCGGCGCTGACCGCATTGTGGCCGGGTTTCGTGACGGCCTTCCTGCTGTTCCGCCTCTTCGACATCTGGAAACCCGGGCCGGTGGGCTGGGCCGACCGCCAGGGCGGGCCGTTGGGCGTGATGCTGGACGACGTGATCGCGGGGCTTTTCGCCGCGCTGGGGGTCATGCTCTTCGCCTGGCTGTCGCACGGGGTGCTGGGGCTATGA
- a CDS encoding heavy metal-binding domain-containing protein encodes MIITTTQNIEGRKIIDYRGIVVGEAIMGANVFRDFFAQVTDIVGGRSGAYETKLQDARDTAMRELEERAQALGATAVVGVDLDYEVVADSMLMVSASGTAVVLD; translated from the coding sequence ATGATCATCACGACCACGCAAAACATCGAAGGGCGTAAGATCATCGACTACCGCGGTATCGTGGTGGGCGAGGCGATCATGGGCGCCAATGTCTTCCGCGATTTCTTTGCCCAGGTGACGGATATCGTCGGCGGGCGCTCGGGAGCCTACGAGACCAAGCTGCAGGATGCCCGCGACACCGCCATGCGTGAGCTGGAAGAGCGGGCCCAGGCCCTCGGGGCAACGGCGGTTGTCGGCGTCGATCTGGACTACGAGGTCGTCGCGGATTCCATGCTGATGGTGTCGGCCAGCGGGACGGCGGTGGTGCTGGACTGA
- a CDS encoding CinA family protein translates to MSAEDVLNAAKAAGLMVATAESCTGGMVAAALTDIAGSSAVVERGFVTYSNTAKQQMLGVRGDTLEAHGAVSEEVAREMAEGALDHSEADLAVSITGIAGPGGSEHKPEGRVCFGLARVGQVTQVETVEFGALGRAEVRAQARDHALDLLLKGIG, encoded by the coding sequence ATGAGCGCCGAGGACGTGCTGAACGCCGCCAAGGCGGCGGGGCTGATGGTCGCCACGGCAGAGTCCTGCACCGGCGGCATGGTGGCTGCTGCGCTGACCGATATCGCGGGTTCTTCGGCCGTGGTCGAACGCGGCTTCGTCACCTACTCCAACACGGCCAAGCAGCAAATGCTGGGCGTGCGCGGCGACACGCTGGAGGCGCATGGCGCGGTCTCGGAAGAGGTCGCGCGGGAGATGGCCGAAGGCGCGCTGGATCATTCCGAGGCGGATCTGGCGGTGTCGATCACCGGCATCGCCGGCCCCGGCGGGTCCGAGCACAAGCCCGAGGGGCGGGTCTGTTTTGGCCTCGCGCGCGTGGGCCAAGTGACGCAGGTTGAAACGGTGGAGTTCGGTGCGCTGGGCCGCGCCGAGGTGCGCGCACAGGCGCGGGATCATGCGCTGGACCTGCTCTTGAAGGGGATCGGCTAG
- a CDS encoding MmgE/PrpD family protein yields MDGVEIGERLAGFARGTVKAQNAMEILRLSLLDWAAVGVAGREEPVATVLHGQAEDEGGNPLATLIGSELRGPARMAALVNGTISHALDYDDTHFAHIGHPSVAVIPAALAVGEAVGASGPAMQEAALIGVEASIRVGVWLGRAHYQVGYHQTATAGAFGATLAAGRLMGLSAGQMQHAIGLVTTRASGIKAQFGTMGKPMNAGLAASNGVEAAQLAARGFVSAPGAMDGQNGFGPTHHGEGQGSAFDTLGHEWLFESVQHKFHACCHGLHATLEALRDLDAGADAVESVEITTHPRWLSVCNIATPESGLQSKFSYRMVTAMALTGHDTARLDTFDDALCADAGLAALRERVRVESDDSLTEMQARLRVTLMDGSVQDLFHDLDADPGLAARQTRVRAKAATLLGEGRAEAIWQAIEADAPPEEFAALLVR; encoded by the coding sequence ATGGACGGGGTTGAGATCGGCGAACGGCTGGCCGGCTTCGCGCGCGGCACGGTCAAGGCGCAGAACGCCATGGAGATCCTGCGCCTGTCGCTGCTCGACTGGGCTGCGGTGGGCGTGGCCGGGCGGGAGGAACCCGTGGCGACGGTCCTGCATGGGCAGGCTGAGGACGAAGGGGGCAACCCTCTGGCCACGCTCATAGGAAGCGAGCTGCGCGGTCCGGCCCGCATGGCGGCGCTGGTCAACGGCACCATCTCGCACGCGCTCGATTATGACGACACGCATTTTGCCCATATTGGTCACCCCTCCGTGGCCGTGATCCCCGCCGCTCTGGCCGTGGGCGAGGCGGTGGGCGCCTCGGGCCCCGCGATGCAGGAGGCCGCGCTCATTGGCGTCGAGGCGTCGATCCGCGTGGGTGTCTGGCTGGGCCGGGCGCATTACCAGGTCGGCTATCACCAGACCGCCACCGCCGGAGCCTTTGGCGCGACGCTGGCCGCCGGGCGCCTGATGGGGCTGAGCGCGGGCCAGATGCAGCACGCCATTGGCCTCGTCACCACCCGCGCCTCTGGCATCAAGGCGCAGTTCGGCACCATGGGCAAACCGATGAACGCGGGCCTTGCCGCCTCCAACGGCGTTGAGGCCGCGCAGCTGGCCGCGCGCGGTTTTGTCAGCGCGCCGGGGGCAATGGACGGGCAGAACGGGTTTGGGCCCACGCATCATGGCGAAGGGCAGGGGAGTGCCTTCGACACGCTGGGCCACGAGTGGCTGTTCGAGAGCGTTCAACACAAGTTCCACGCCTGCTGCCACGGCCTGCACGCCACGCTGGAGGCGCTGCGCGACCTCGACGCAGGCGCCGACGCGGTTGAGAGCGTTGAAATCACCACCCATCCCCGTTGGCTGAGCGTGTGCAATATCGCGACGCCCGAAAGCGGGCTTCAGTCGAAATTCAGCTACCGGATGGTGACCGCCATGGCGCTGACCGGGCACGACACCGCGCGGCTGGACACGTTCGACGACGCGCTGTGCGCCGACGCCGGTCTTGCCGCGCTGCGCGAACGGGTCCGCGTGGAGAGCGACGACAGCCTGACCGAGATGCAGGCCCGTCTGCGCGTGACGCTCATGGACGGCAGCGTGCAGGACCTGTTTCACGACCTCGACGCCGATCCGGGCCTTGCCGCGCGCCAGACCCGCGTGCGGGCCAAGGCGGCCACGCTGCTGGGCGAAGGCCGGGCCGAGGCGATCTGGCAGGCGATCGAGGCCGACGCCCCGCCGGAGGAGTTCGCGGCGCTGTTGGTCCGCTGA
- the sufC gene encoding Fe-S cluster assembly ATPase SufC, with product MLEIKGLKVDLEDEDKTILKGVDLTVEAGKVHAIMGPNGSGKSTLSYVLSGRDGYEVTGGSATLEGEDILDMEPEERAAAGLFLAFQYPVEIPGVGNMTFMRTALNAQRKARGEDEMSAADFLKLVREKAATLEMSNDMLKRPVNVGFSGGEKKRNEILQMAVLEPKMCILDETDSGLDVDAMKLVSQGVNALRDAGRGFLVITHYQRLLDHIKPDVVHIMSEGRIVKTGGPELALEVEKNGYADIKAEVA from the coding sequence ATGTTGGAGATCAAAGGCCTGAAGGTCGATCTTGAAGACGAGGACAAGACCATCCTGAAAGGTGTGGACCTGACCGTCGAGGCGGGCAAGGTGCATGCGATCATGGGGCCGAACGGCTCTGGCAAGTCGACGCTGAGCTATGTTCTGTCGGGCCGTGACGGGTACGAAGTGACGGGCGGCAGTGCCACGCTGGAAGGCGAGGACATTCTGGACATGGAACCCGAAGAGCGCGCCGCGGCGGGGCTTTTCCTGGCGTTTCAGTACCCGGTCGAGATCCCCGGCGTGGGCAACATGACCTTCATGCGCACAGCCCTCAATGCGCAGCGCAAGGCGCGGGGCGAAGACGAGATGAGCGCGGCGGATTTCCTGAAGCTGGTCCGTGAAAAGGCCGCCACGCTGGAAATGAGCAACGACATGCTGAAGCGGCCCGTGAACGTGGGCTTCTCGGGCGGTGAGAAGAAGCGTAACGAGATCCTGCAAATGGCTGTTCTGGAGCCGAAAATGTGCATTCTGGACGAGACGGACTCGGGCCTCGACGTGGACGCGATGAAGCTGGTGTCGCAGGGCGTGAACGCGCTGCGCGACGCGGGCCGCGGCTTCCTGGTGATCACGCACTATCAGCGCCTGCTGGACCACATCAAACCCGACGTGGTGCATATCATGTCCGAAGGCCGCATCGTGAAAACCGGCGGGCCGGAACTGGCGCTCGAGGTCGAGAAGAACGGGTATGCCGATATCAAGGCGGAGGTGGCGTAA
- a CDS encoding YIP1 family protein gives MPVTTDIVAAYRGPRTVFRRLLAMGANEGRALAIVMAGCAIFFISEWPRLAREAHLTDQELNPLLGGSLMAWIFIAPLVFYAIGTLSQFVLRIFGGTASGYAARLALFWAWLVASPIKLLHGLVAGFIGPGPGLTAVGAIWLLVFLWVWASDLREAGWGRR, from the coding sequence ATGCCGGTCACCACCGATATCGTGGCCGCCTATCGCGGCCCGCGAACGGTGTTCCGTCGCCTGCTGGCAATGGGCGCGAACGAAGGGCGTGCGCTGGCCATCGTGATGGCTGGCTGCGCGATCTTCTTCATTTCCGAGTGGCCCCGGCTGGCGCGCGAGGCGCATCTGACCGACCAGGAACTGAACCCGCTGCTGGGCGGGTCGCTGATGGCCTGGATCTTCATCGCGCCGCTGGTGTTCTATGCTATCGGCACGCTTAGCCAATTTGTCCTACGTATCTTCGGCGGCACCGCCTCTGGCTATGCGGCACGGCTGGCGCTGTTCTGGGCTTGGCTGGTGGCGAGCCCCATCAAGCTGTTGCACGGTCTTGTGGCCGGGTTCATCGGCCCCGGCCCCGGCTTGACGGCGGTGGGTGCGATATGGCTGCTGGTGTTTCTGTGGGTGTGGGCGTCGGACCTGCGCGAAGCCGGATGGGGGCGGAGATGA
- the sufD gene encoding Fe-S cluster assembly protein SufD — MALPQAKQDATEARLAALSLPDGSGWSKAAREDALARLRAAGLPHRRDEYWKFTRPDTLVDAEVPNAAVFESDETGMFDDVERLKIVFRDGVFDAEASDDLSLEGVKIDRLAEAGKADIHWAKDLYGALETNGQTPVARPLATLNTAAASDGVLIHVTGKANKPINLVYHHESETSDAILHHVIKLDAGAELTVLENGPAAARFNKVMEVDVADTAAFNHVRTQGRDHERRAVTHIFARLARESAFKSFTMTANGVLTRNECVIELTGDDAIAHVAGACVGDGDFHHDDTVFITHDAENCESRQVFKKVLRNGATGVFQGKILVKEGAQKTDGYQISQSLLLDGDSEFLAKPELEIYADDVACSHGSTSGAIDEEALFYLRARGVPKPIATDLLTLAFLAEAVEEIEDESLREGIVERLEGWLVRRRG; from the coding sequence ATGGCCTTGCCCCAAGCGAAACAGGACGCCACCGAGGCGCGCCTTGCCGCGCTGAGCCTGCCCGACGGTTCGGGCTGGTCCAAGGCGGCGCGCGAGGACGCGCTGGCACGTCTGCGGGCCGCGGGCCTGCCGCATCGGCGTGACGAATATTGGAAATTCACCCGTCCCGACACGCTGGTCGATGCGGAGGTGCCCAACGCCGCCGTGTTCGAGAGCGACGAGACCGGGATGTTCGACGATGTCGAGCGTCTGAAGATCGTGTTCCGCGACGGTGTGTTCGACGCCGAGGCCAGCGACGACCTGAGCCTTGAAGGCGTGAAGATCGACCGACTGGCCGAGGCCGGGAAGGCCGATATCCACTGGGCCAAGGACCTGTACGGCGCGCTGGAAACCAATGGCCAGACCCCCGTGGCCCGGCCCTTGGCGACGCTCAACACCGCCGCCGCGAGTGATGGCGTGCTGATCCATGTCACGGGCAAGGCCAACAAGCCGATCAACCTGGTTTATCACCACGAATCCGAGACGTCTGACGCGATCCTGCACCACGTCATCAAGCTGGATGCGGGCGCCGAGCTGACCGTGCTGGAAAACGGCCCCGCCGCCGCGCGGTTCAACAAGGTGATGGAGGTCGACGTGGCCGACACCGCCGCGTTCAACCACGTGCGCACCCAAGGGCGCGACCACGAGCGCCGCGCCGTCACGCATATCTTCGCGCGGCTGGCGCGGGAAAGCGCTTTCAAGTCCTTTACCATGACGGCCAATGGCGTGCTCACGCGCAACGAATGCGTGATCGAGCTGACCGGCGACGATGCCATCGCGCACGTCGCGGGTGCCTGCGTGGGAGACGGTGATTTTCACCACGATGATACTGTCTTCATCACGCACGATGCCGAGAATTGCGAAAGCCGGCAGGTGTTCAAGAAGGTCCTGCGCAACGGCGCCACGGGCGTCTTCCAAGGCAAGATCCTGGTGAAGGAAGGCGCGCAGAAGACCGACGGTTACCAGATCAGCCAGTCGCTGCTTCTGGACGGCGACAGCGAGTTCCTCGCCAAGCCGGAGCTGGAGATCTATGCCGACGACGTGGCCTGCTCGCACGGCAGCACCTCGGGCGCGATCGACGAAGAGGCGCTGTTCTACCTGCGCGCGCGCGGCGTGCCCAAACCCATCGCGACCGACCTTCTGACGCTGGCCTTCCTGGCCGAGGCGGTGGAGGAGATCGAGGACGAGAGCCTGCGCGAAGGGATCGTCGAGCGCCTTGAAGGCTGGCTGGTGCGGCGGCGCGGCTGA
- the dusB gene encoding tRNA dihydrouridine synthase DusB, whose protein sequence is MLNIGPRNLHPPVLLAPLAGITDLPFRSLVSRFGAGLVVSEMVASQEMVQSKPGVREKAELGFDAADTSVQLAGREAHWMAEAARQVEGNGAKVIDINMGCPAKKVTSASGSGASGSALMKDLDHALSLIEAVVGAVSIPVTLKTRLGWDDTNLNAPELAKRAEGAGVRMITIHGRTRCQFYKGYADWAAIRAVKDEVSIPVIANGDITGTATARDALMKSGADGVMIGRGAQGRPWLLAQVAHELHGTPAPEIPEGGGLTRLVQDHYDAMLSFYGRDLGIRVARKHLGWYMDGRDTPQPLRKRILTERDPANVNRLLEDAMSAPERTAA, encoded by the coding sequence ATGCTCAACATCGGCCCCCGAAACCTACATCCTCCGGTCCTTCTGGCCCCGCTTGCGGGCATTACGGACCTGCCATTCCGTTCGCTTGTCAGCCGTTTCGGCGCGGGGCTCGTGGTCAGCGAGATGGTCGCCAGCCAGGAAATGGTGCAGTCCAAGCCCGGCGTGCGCGAAAAGGCGGAACTGGGCTTTGACGCCGCCGACACCTCCGTCCAACTGGCGGGGCGCGAAGCGCATTGGATGGCCGAGGCCGCCCGCCAGGTCGAGGGCAACGGCGCCAAGGTGATCGACATCAACATGGGCTGCCCCGCCAAGAAGGTCACCAGCGCCAGCGGCTCGGGTGCCAGCGGATCCGCCCTGATGAAGGATCTCGACCACGCGCTGTCGCTGATCGAGGCGGTGGTGGGCGCAGTCTCCATCCCCGTGACGCTGAAAACCCGGCTTGGCTGGGACGATACCAACCTGAACGCGCCCGAGCTTGCGAAACGCGCGGAAGGGGCAGGGGTGCGCATGATCACAATTCATGGCCGCACCCGCTGTCAGTTCTACAAGGGCTATGCCGACTGGGCCGCGATCCGCGCCGTCAAGGATGAGGTCAGCATCCCCGTCATCGCCAATGGCGACATCACCGGCACCGCCACCGCCCGCGACGCGCTGATGAAATCCGGCGCGGACGGCGTCATGATAGGCCGCGGCGCACAGGGGCGGCCGTGGCTTTTGGCCCAAGTGGCGCACGAGCTGCACGGCACACCCGCGCCGGAGATCCCCGAGGGCGGGGGCCTGACGCGACTGGTGCAGGATCACTACGACGCGATGCTGTCCTTCTATGGCCGCGACCTTGGCATCCGCGTCGCCCGCAAGCATCTGGGCTGGTACATGGACGGACGCGACACGCCCCAGCCCTTGCGCAAGCGCATCCTGACCGAGCGGGACCCCGCCAACGTCAATCGCCTGCTAGAAGACGCCATGAGCGCCCCGGAAAGGACCGCCGCATGA
- a CDS encoding GFA family protein gives MTTRGHCHCGATRWEFEGPPNWACYCHCDDCRRNCGAPLVAWLGVPMAAFRWTGAAPATRESSPGAYRHFCAACGTPMAFEADHYPGDMHVYAAALEDPTAMQPAFHVHFSSRLPWLTLNDDLPKYDGSVVDLPKDAVIFPKG, from the coding sequence ATGACGACACGCGGCCATTGCCACTGCGGCGCGACGCGCTGGGAATTCGAGGGACCGCCCAACTGGGCGTGCTACTGCCACTGCGACGACTGCCGCCGCAACTGCGGCGCGCCGCTGGTGGCGTGGCTGGGCGTGCCGATGGCGGCGTTCCGCTGGACCGGCGCGGCGCCCGCGACCCGCGAAAGCTCTCCCGGCGCCTACCGGCATTTCTGCGCCGCCTGTGGCACGCCGATGGCCTTCGAGGCGGATCACTATCCGGGCGACATGCATGTTTATGCGGCCGCGCTGGAGGACCCGACCGCGATGCAGCCCGCCTTTCACGTGCATTTCAGCAGCCGCCTGCCGTGGCTGACGCTGAATGACGACCTGCCCAAGTATGACGGCAGCGTGGTCGACCTACCGAAGGACGCTGTCATTTTCCCCAAGGGGTGA
- a CDS encoding Yip1 family protein has translation MNTTVLKPLFMTTIRNPRGAAEQVIALNWPPQALWIALTLISVVTSAVVAALVQAAPLPQGDLGTLLEASPVYSSPLIFAVMQWARAVFSIFMLFWIGRALGGRGTVPDVLAVVTLLQAVSFLMVAGFTIVGMFIPFLSSLGLLVFIVWWMWAVSNMLDVAHGFDSPLKAFGVMVIAIFGVLVGLSIIMGVIGGLFAATTGAV, from the coding sequence ATGAACACGACCGTGCTGAAACCCCTTTTCATGACGACCATCCGGAACCCGCGCGGCGCCGCAGAACAGGTGATCGCCCTGAACTGGCCCCCGCAGGCGCTTTGGATCGCGCTGACGCTGATCTCGGTCGTGACCTCTGCCGTGGTCGCGGCACTGGTCCAGGCCGCGCCGTTGCCGCAGGGGGACCTGGGCACGCTGCTGGAGGCGTCGCCGGTCTACAGCTCGCCGCTGATCTTTGCCGTCATGCAATGGGCGCGGGCGGTGTTCTCGATCTTCATGCTGTTCTGGATCGGCCGTGCGCTTGGCGGACGGGGCACGGTGCCCGACGTGCTGGCCGTGGTGACCTTGTTGCAGGCGGTCAGCTTCCTGATGGTGGCCGGCTTTACCATCGTCGGGATGTTCATCCCGTTTCTGTCGTCGCTGGGCCTTTTGGTCTTCATCGTCTGGTGGATGTGGGCGGTGTCCAACATGCTGGACGTGGCGCATGGTTTCGACAGCCCGCTCAAGGCCTTCGGCGTGATGGTGATTGCAATCTTCGGCGTCCTGGTGGGGCTGTCCATCATCATGGGCGTCATCGGCGGCCTTTTCGCCGCAACGACAGGAGCAGTTTGA
- a CDS encoding cysteine desulfurase — MYDIDAIRRDFPILSREVNGKPLVYLDNGASAQKPQVVIDAISTAYSHEYANVHRGLHYLSNLATEKYEGVRGIIARFLGVADEEQIVLNSGTTEGINMVAYGWAMPRMEAGDEIVLSVMEHHANIVPWHFLRERQGVALKWVDTDSTGALDPQKVIDAIGPKTKLVALTHLSNVLGTKVDIKAITDAAHAKGVPVLVDGSQAAVHMPVNLDELGVDFYAITGHKLYGPSGSGAIFVKKERLAEMRPFMGGGDMIREVSKDEVSYADPPMKFEAGTPGIVQTIGLGAALEYMMGLGMDNIAAHEDRLRDYAVGKLGGLNWLQVQGQTPDKAAIFSFTLDGAAHAHDISTILDKKGVAVRAGHHCAGPLMDHIGLTATCRASFGLYNTEAEVDALVDALELAHELFA, encoded by the coding sequence ATGTACGATATCGACGCGATCCGCCGCGACTTTCCGATCTTGTCGCGCGAGGTGAACGGCAAGCCGCTGGTCTACCTGGACAATGGGGCCAGCGCGCAGAAACCGCAGGTCGTGATCGACGCGATCAGCACGGCCTATTCGCATGAATATGCCAACGTGCATCGCGGCCTGCATTACCTGAGCAACCTGGCGACCGAGAAATACGAGGGCGTGCGCGGCATCATCGCGCGGTTTCTTGGTGTGGCGGACGAAGAGCAGATCGTGCTGAATTCCGGCACCACCGAGGGGATCAACATGGTCGCCTATGGCTGGGCCATGCCCCGGATGGAGGCGGGCGACGAGATCGTCCTGTCGGTGATGGAGCATCACGCCAACATCGTGCCCTGGCATTTCCTGCGCGAACGTCAGGGGGTGGCGCTGAAATGGGTGGATACCGACAGCACCGGCGCGCTGGACCCGCAAAAGGTGATCGACGCAATCGGGCCGAAAACGAAACTGGTGGCGCTCACGCACCTGTCGAACGTGCTGGGCACCAAGGTGGATATCAAGGCGATCACCGACGCCGCCCATGCAAAAGGCGTGCCCGTGCTGGTCGATGGCAGCCAGGCGGCGGTGCACATGCCGGTGAACCTCGACGAGCTGGGCGTGGATTTCTACGCCATCACCGGGCACAAGCTATATGGTCCCTCGGGCTCGGGCGCGATTTTCGTCAAGAAAGAGCGGCTGGCCGAGATGCGGCCCTTCATGGGCGGCGGCGACATGATCCGCGAGGTTTCCAAGGACGAGGTGAGTTATGCGGACCCGCCGATGAAGTTCGAGGCCGGTACGCCCGGGATCGTGCAGACCATCGGGCTGGGTGCCGCGCTGGAATACATGATGGGGCTGGGGATGGATAACATCGCCGCCCACGAGGACCGGCTGCGCGACTATGCCGTGGGCAAGCTTGGCGGGCTCAATTGGTTGCAGGTGCAGGGGCAGACGCCGGACAAGGCGGCGATCTTTTCCTTCACGCTGGACGGGGCGGCGCATGCGCATGACATCTCGACCATCCTCGACAAGAAGGGCGTCGCGGTGCGTGCGGGGCATCACTGTGCCGGGCCGCTTATGGATCATATCGGGCTGACGGCGACCTGCCGGGCGTCCTTTGGCCTCTACAACACCGAGGCCGAAGTCGATGCGCTGGTCGATGCGCTGGAACTGGCGCACGAGCTGTTCGCTTGA
- a CDS encoding type II toxin-antitoxin system RatA family toxin produces MPSHAETRTLPYTAQQMYDLVADVGSYPDFLPWTAAARVNSVTPQDDGSEVMEADLVISFRVFRERFSSRVVLWPEQKRIETEYLDGPFHHMRSNWEFRDIGEGQCEVGFDVDFKFKNRLLQGAAELFFFEAMKRIVRAFETRAEKLYGRG; encoded by the coding sequence ATGCCTTCTCACGCCGAAACCCGGACGCTGCCGTATACCGCGCAGCAGATGTACGATCTTGTCGCCGATGTCGGCTCCTACCCGGACTTCCTGCCTTGGACCGCCGCGGCCCGCGTGAACAGTGTCACGCCGCAGGACGACGGCAGCGAAGTGATGGAGGCCGACCTGGTCATCAGTTTTCGCGTCTTCCGTGAACGGTTCAGCAGCCGGGTCGTCCTGTGGCCGGAACAGAAGCGGATCGAGACCGAGTATCTTGACGGCCCGTTCCACCACATGCGCTCCAACTGGGAGTTCCGTGATATTGGCGAGGGTCAGTGCGAGGTCGGGTTCGACGTGGATTTCAAGTTCAAGAACAGGCTGTTGCAGGGCGCGGCTGAACTGTTCTTCTTTGAGGCGATGAAGCGTATCGTGCGCGCCTTCGAGACGCGGGCGGAAAAGCTTTATGGACGGGGTTGA
- a CDS encoding bifunctional 2-C-methyl-D-erythritol 4-phosphate cytidylyltransferase/2-C-methyl-D-erythritol 2,4-cyclodiphosphate synthase: protein MSIAAIIVAAGRGIRAGGERPKQWQRVAGKRVIDWTLAAFRAVPAVERIVVVVHPDEMDELSGETGITVTEGANTRAGSVCNGLAALESVGASYVLIHDAARCCVSPTQIAEIIAALGPDCPAAAPALPVSDALWLGEDGLVSGTQDRTGLYRAQTPQGFIREAITAAHATAPEGAADDVEVARAAGIPVRILPGRESNLKITTPEDFARAETILRGPMDIRTGTGFDVHRFGPGDHVMLCGVAVPHDRGLQGHSDADVGLHTLADAIYGAMAEGDIGRHFPPSDPQWKGAESHVFLSHAAGLAAEKGFRITNVDLTLICETPKIGPHAAAMQARVSQIMGLEAERVSVKATTSERLGFTGRGEGIAAQAVATLVRP from the coding sequence ATGAGCATCGCAGCCATCATCGTCGCCGCAGGGCGCGGCATCCGCGCCGGGGGCGAGCGGCCCAAGCAGTGGCAGCGCGTGGCTGGCAAACGGGTGATCGACTGGACGTTGGCGGCGTTCCGCGCGGTGCCGGCGGTCGAACGGATCGTGGTGGTGGTGCATCCCGACGAAATGGACGAGTTAAGCGGCGAGACCGGCATCACCGTGACCGAAGGCGCGAACACACGCGCGGGCTCGGTCTGCAACGGGCTGGCGGCGCTGGAGAGCGTGGGCGCGTCTTATGTGCTGATCCATGACGCGGCGCGGTGCTGCGTGTCCCCTACCCAGATCGCCGAGATCATCGCGGCACTTGGCCCCGATTGCCCGGCGGCGGCCCCGGCCCTGCCCGTCAGCGATGCGCTGTGGCTTGGCGAAGACGGGCTGGTGAGCGGCACGCAGGACCGCACCGGGCTCTACAGGGCTCAGACACCGCAAGGATTTATCCGCGAGGCCATCACCGCTGCCCATGCCACAGCCCCCGAAGGCGCCGCTGACGATGTCGAGGTCGCCCGCGCCGCGGGCATTCCCGTGCGGATCCTGCCGGGGCGCGAAAGCAACCTGAAGATCACCACGCCCGAGGATTTCGCCCGGGCCGAGACCATCCTGAGAGGGCCCATGGACATACGCACCGGAACCGGTTTTGACGTGCACCGTTTCGGCCCCGGCGACCACGTGATGCTGTGCGGCGTGGCGGTCCCGCATGACCGCGGCCTGCAAGGGCATTCGGACGCCGATGTGGGGCTGCACACGCTGGCCGATGCAATCTACGGCGCGATGGCCGAGGGCGACATAGGTCGGCACTTCCCGCCCAGCGATCCGCAATGGAAAGGCGCCGAAAGCCATGTCTTTCTGTCCCACGCGGCGGGTCTGGCCGCCGAAAAGGGGTTTCGCATCACCAATGTGGACCTGACCCTCATCTGCGAGACACCCAAGATCGGGCCACATGCCGCGGCGATGCAGGCGCGGGTGTCCCAGATTATGGGGCTGGAGGCGGAGCGCGTGTCGGTCAAGGCCACAACATCCGAGCGGCTGGGCTTTACCGGCCGCGGCGAAGGCATCGCGGCGCAGGCCGTGGCCACGTTGGTGCGGCCATGA